The genomic stretch GCTTTTATGACAGCGCCTTTCATCTGCTGCCAAAACTCTTCTCCGGCGAGTGGAATCTCATGGAACACAGAACTGACGGCAAATATTATTCCAGACTTCTTTCCAATAATCTGACGCGCCCTATGACTGATCTGGAAAGAGCCTGGTTAAAGGCTCTCCTTACAGATAAGCGAATACAACTATTTATTGATCCAGAAGAAGCCGCCGCCCTTAAAGAGGTATTAAATGAAATTCCTCCCCTGTTCCTACCGTCCGATTTTCACTTTTATGATTCTGCCGCTGATGGAGACTCTTACGAGGAAAAGCGGTATATTGACAACTTTCGGTTAATTTTAAAGGCATGTGAAAGTCAGACCCCCTTATCTATTCTATATGAAAGCGGTAAACAGAACCGGACCAGGCGATTCGTTATACCCTATAAATTAAACTACTCCTCCAGGGATGATAAGTTCAGGCTCTTAGGTGTAACCTGTCAAAAAGGCGGACATTTTAAAAAAATAACGTTAAATCTTACTCGAATCCTTACCGTAGAACCTTCTGCCGACACCTATTCTGAGAACACGGAGATAAACTCAACTAAGACTTTTCCTGTAGCCTGCGCTGGTGCTTTAACGGAAACATCTGCTAATATTAAAAGTCCTTTTCCTTTCTATCAATTTTTCAGAGAGACCAAATGCAAGGAACCCATTGTTTTGGAAATATCAAAGGAGCGTAACGGTCTGGAGCGTTGTATGCTGCAGTTTGCTTCCTGGGAAAAGCAGACAGAATATGATGAAGCGCATGATTGTTATGTATGTCGGATCTATTATGACGGCCAGGATGAGACTGAATTGCTGGTTCGGGTATTAAGCTTTGGTCCGGTGGTAAAAGTCCTTGGTCCGACAAGCTTTCTAACGCAGATCAAGGAACGGGTTCGAAACCAATATCGCTTGAACACCTGGGAAGAACCGTAAAGTCGTGTGAAGTCGGGTCTAACTATTAAAAATATAAATGCATATTTATTACAATATACACGCTCATGGAATATATGGTATATTGTACTATAGGAATACAGGTTATTCATATCACAAATACGTTTATAAAAGAGGTATACCAACCATGAAAATTGAAAAAATTTATACAAAAAATACTGCCTACCAGAAATTCGAGGTTCTTAGAAGCAACCGTAATAAACGTTATAAATACCAGGAATTTCTTATTGAAGGAGTTCGTAATATAAACCAGGCCATCGCAAAGGGATGGAATATCAAATCCTTTCTTTATTCCAATGAAAGAAATCTGTCTGATTGGGCGAAGGGGGTAATTCACAGCACTTTTACGGAAATCAATTATGAACTGCCGGAAATTCTTTTAAAGGATTTAAGCGGAAAAGAAGATACTTCTGAAATTATGGCTGTAGCCGGAATGAGGGAGGATGACCTTAATACCATAACACTGTCAAAAAATCCAATGATAGCCTTGTTTGACAGACCCTCCAACAAAGGAAATCTCGGAACCATTATTCGTTCCTGCGATGCTTTAGGGGTTGAATGCCTTATCCTGACCGGACATGCCGTTGATCTATACGATCCGGATGTAATAGTATCAACAATGGGCTCCTTCTTTAATATGCAGGTAATAAGGGTTCCTGAGACTCAGAAGGTTCTGGATTTTATGGCTAAACTGAAGAAACAGTATCCGACCCTCCAGACCATCGGCACCACTGCACATAAAGAATACCCAATTTACGATTTGAATTTATCCGGGCCAGTGCTTTTTATGCTTGGAAATGAAACAGATGGATTAAGCAGGGCTTTTAAGGACAGTTGTGATATTCTGACCACCATCCCCATGGCAGAGTCTTCTTATGCTACTTCCTTTAATGTTGGCTGCGCTGCGACGGTGATGTTTTACGAGGCCTCCAGACAAAGAGCACTGACACTTTCCTAAGTTGTAACCGAACCATATTATATTACCCTTTATTTGTCATTTGTCATTTAGCAGCATACGGTATTGCTTTATAAACATTGTAGTAAAAGGGAGTAACTTTATACTGGAAATATGCCCGAAATGGGAAATCACGGAGCTATTGCAGCGTGATACTGGCTTTTTGGTAATGGAAGCAGAGTTCCCTCACTTATAACCGCAGGTTTATGGACAATGGAACCGTTTCTGGTACAAAAGCGGATACTTTTGATAATACAGGCAAAACTGTCTCAGAGGTGGCAGATTACGTCACCAGGTGGGTTAAGGGAAGCCTTTAGAAAAAGCTCTTCTGATAATCAAAATAAAGTATAGGTAAAAGCTCCCGGCGATTTCTTTCATTCCTGTAACAGGTATTAGAAAATGCCGGGAGCTTTATTTAAGTTTAATGAAACTTCAGACCATAACACCAGGGTTATTGGTGGATTAACTTTTTGAATATATTTAGAATAATTTCCCCACAAGCTTATATATCACTGTCGTACAGAAACATACTGCGATTGCAATAATGGTTGGCAGTAACGCTGAAACAATGGTCCATTTAATGCTACCGGTCTCTTTTCGAATTGTTATAAGAGTCGTAGCACAAGGCCAGTGAAGGAGGCTAAAAAGCATGGTGTTCAATGCCGTCAGATACGTCCAGCCGTGTCCGACTAAAATATTACGAAGTGCTTCCAGGCTGTCATACTCTGCCATAGAACCAGTGGACAGATAGGCCATTAATAGAATGGGCAGAACTATTTCGTTAGCCGGCAATCCAAGAAGAAATGCCATTAAGATATACCCATCAAGTCCGATTAACCTGCCAAAAGGGTCAAAGAAGTTCACCATATGCCCCAAGATACTAATATCACCAACAGAAATATTTGCCAGTATCCAGATAAAGGCGCCGGCCGGTGCGGCTACTACTACCGCTCTTTTAAGTACGAATACCGAACGATCAATCATTGAGGTATATAATACCCTTCCGATCTTAGGTACTCTGTAGGGAGGAAGTTCAAGGGTGAAGGTAGAGGGAATACCTTTTAACACAGTCTTTGATAAGAGGTAGGAAACAAGAAGGGTAACTACGATACCAATAACAATCATAGCAGTTACCGCAAGTGCCGGCATGATGCCAAAGGTATTTCCTCCCAGTGCCACCAGAAAAACACTGGATATGGCGATAAGGGTAGGAAATCTGCCGTTACAGGGTACGAAGTTATTGGTGAGGATTGCAATCATTCTCTCTCTTGGTGACTCGATAATCCGGCAGGATACAATTCCTGCTGCATTACAGCCAAACCCCATAATCATGGTAAGACATTGTTTCCCATGGGCACAGGCTTTTTTAAAGAGATGATCCATATTAAAGGCTACTCTGGGCAGGAAACCCAGATCCTCCAATATGGTAAAGAGCGGAAAGAATATAGCCATAGGCGGAAGCATAACAGAAACGACCCAGGCTAAGGTGCGGTAAAGTCCCAGTATCAATACCCCATGAAGCCAGGCAGGTGCATTCAGATAAGAAAATAAATCTGTAAATTTATCTTCTATATAAAATAATAAATCCGCCAGCAGTGAGGAAGGTATATTAGCACCTGTAACTGTAATCCAGAAAACAAGCGCCAGGACCAGTAACATGATGGGTAAGCCAAACCGTTTGGAGGTGATAATATTGTCAATTTTCTTATCTCTTGCATTTACTTCACTGTCCTCCTGAATGCATTTCGCTTTCAGGTCTTCTATACGGCGATAGATTGCTTCTGAGATTCCGTCCCTTAAGGTCTCCTTATCCGGCAATTCTTTCTGTAATACAGAGAGAGACCGATTATCTTCCAAGGCAAGCTCTCCCATATGAGCTGACATGGCACTTAAGAGTTTTTCATCTCCATCCAGCATTCTAAGAGCCATCCACCTTACGGAAACATCTGCTGACGTATCCCTGAGATCCGGTAATAGTAGCTTGATCAGCTCTTCTACTTTATCATCGTATTTTACCGGCACCGGTTTTGGAATTATCTCTCCTGCTGCAACCTTGACTGCCGTCTCCTTTAATTTCTCCACGCCGATTCCGCTTCTGGCAGCGCATAACACAACTGGTACGCCAAGGTCTTTCTCAATTCCCTTTGCATCAATTTTAATATGCCTCTTCTTTGCTTCGTCAATAAGATTGATGCATAATACTACTTTAGTAGTCAGTTCCATTACCTGAAATACAAGATTTAAGCTTCGCTCAAGACAGGTGGCATCTGCAACAACAATAACAGCATCTGCATTACCAAAACATATAAAGTCTCTGGCCACCTCTTCTTCTACCGAGGAGGCAAAGAGCGAGTAGGTGCCTGGTAAGTCCACCAATATGTTCTCTTTGCCCTCCTGTCTGAATTCACCTCTGGCATTTACAACTGTCTTACCAGGCCAATTGCCTGTATGCTGATGAAGTCCGGTTATGGCGTTAAAAACAGTACTCTTTCCGGTATTCGGATTCCCTGCCAATGCAATGATAAACTGTCCTTCTTCTTTGTCGATACGGTATAGATCCGTCATTGCATTGTTTTGTGTGGATTGATAGGTCAACCCCATTATAGCCTCCTTTATATAAAATTAATTTAATCCGTTACAGATATAAGGGAAGCCTCTTCTTTTCTTAACGCTATCATGGCTCCCCTGATGCCGTATACGGTAGGGTCTCCGGAAGGTCCTTTGCGGATGACCTCTACCCTGGCTCCTTTGGTCAGTCCTAATGCCAGCATTCTCTCTCTTAGCAGGTCAGAAGCCCTCAATTCATAAACTGTGGTATGTGTTCCAACGGAAATATCAGTCAGCTTTTTCATTTATATCAACCTCACTTTTTTAGAATGTTTTAACTTTTTTAAATGAAACTAATTTATTGTATGAAAATAGTCTAAAAATGTTCTATGAGGAGATAAAAATTTTTCTTACATACCTGATATGAGGTATCAATATTATTCAATATTCCCTGGCTTGTCTCTTAATTTCCTGTTGCCTTAAAGTTTAGGAAATAGCCAAAAATCTGAGAGTTTTATAAAGATATTTCTATAGAATGGAATACTCGATGGCAGCAATCATCCATAGCTGCGGGAACCATTGCATGATATTCCAGATGCCGATACCATATAAGTTAAACTCCGGTACAAGTTTTAGAAACACATCATAGCTTCTTGCATCCCAGAAGCGCACAAGGTATTCATCTCCCGAGTAGAAATAAAAGGATACGGAATTGGTCAGAGGGTCATAAAGAATCTGGGCATTATTTTGTGCCGCCAGCTCAAGGGCTGCCCTATAGCTGATAGCCCTGCCCTGGGAGATACCGGCAATAAAGGGTAATTGATAGATATAGCCCTGGACCGGTAACCCAAAAGAGACCATATCAGAGGGTACCATCTTGGTAAAGTCCGCTATGATCCTGCGATAGTTTTCTGTACAAAGGGTTCCAAGAGATAATCTGTCAGAGTATCCGAATTCATATACAATCAAAGTAATTCCTGTCAAGCCCTCTGTCATAAACTTGTAATCGAAACCGATAATAGGATTTTCAAAGGTATCCATTACTTTATAACCTGCGGAAGTAATACTTTCCAGCATTTTCGTAGCATGTCTGCGGTATTTTTCACGGTATCTGGGATGGATATAAGGTGTATGAAAGCTCACCCCGCTGTACCCCTTGGTTTCCAGGTTAAAGAGAATTTGATTGATAAACCTGTCTTCGATTGTTACATCAGATATTATGGAATTGACTACCTCCATAGCTTCTTCATTATTATGAGAAGCCGGAATAATCATCATTAACGGTTCTGTTCCATATGCTTTTGCAAGTTTAATAATGTCTTCATCCGCCAAATTATTCAAATCACCTGTTGCAGAAACCGTATAACTATATACCGTGAGATAAGTCAGATAAGGCAAGGTCATCTGTAGGGTCTTTGTATCAATAAAGGGGTATGCAAAACCATTTGTCGCAATTGTATGTCCTTTTTCCCCTCGAAAGCTGATAACAATTTCATCTCCTGAATAAAGAGACTGGCTATCCGACAATTCCGGATTATACCGAAGGAGCTCTATTACGGTCTTGCCATAGGCATCTGCAATCTGTAATAAGGTATCTCCTTCTTTCACGGTGTAAGTAATTTCGGGAATAAGGATAATAAGGGCTTCTCCTATTACCAGTGAGTCCTCAGCCGTTAAGTTATTATATATTTTTAGTTTCTTAGCAGATACACCATAATAATCTGCTATGGAGAGAATAGTCTCTCCAGCTTCTACCACATGAATAATCATTACTGCCCTCGAACGGTTTTGTTTCATTATATGTGATTTATAGACAGAGGTTTCTAAGAAAGTAAATTATGGACACCAATCCTGCTTCTCGTTGAGACAATTAAGCAACTGAGGGTTACGTGTCTTGAAGTGCTTGCAAAATATTGTCCTTTCTTGAAATACTATCTTTCTTGTAGTACTATGACAGTATGGGCTTTTATAAATTTTCTATAAGATACATTCCCTTGATTTCCCTCTTTAATGCCACACGAGCATAAACCTTATAGTAATATTACAAAGCCAATTAAACGAATAACAAAATTTTAAATCGATTAATTGAATAGCCATTGCCGAGGGTATACTAGTGTGTGTCTGAAAACTGTTTGTGCCCGGACTGAAGGTTCTGCTTTGTGGGAGGCAAATTGCGAAAAACAGCGCGGCGGACTTTCGAATGTAGCGTTGTTATGTTCCGGTGTTACGTTCCCATACTGCAACGCAGAATGTAGCGGTATTAGCCCAAACTGCAACGCAGAATACCGCAAGATGGAGCCTTCGGAATGGTACAATGAATTGCAGGGAACCTTAGAGAACAAAATGAAATAATTTCCTATTCTTAAAAAGGGAGGTACTTATGTGCGGAAGATATTATATAGATGATGATACAGCCAAAGAAATAGAGAGACTGGTAGAAGCCATCGATAAAAAGCTCAGTGAAAAAGCAGGGAAAAGGGATGTCCGTCCTTCTGAACCGGCAATGGTCCTCACTGCCTCCGATAAGGCTATGCATTCGGAGGAGAAGCACTGGGGATTTCCAGGTTTTCAGGGAAAAGAGCTGATTATCAATGCCAGAAGTGAAAC from Anaerocolumna sp. AGMB13020 encodes the following:
- a CDS encoding WYL domain-containing protein, with protein sequence MKINNHLFSEVYGCYFTVVKRILEQAEGGLTQAEIESMVQADGFYDSAFHLLPKLFSGEWNLMEHRTDGKYYSRLLSNNLTRPMTDLERAWLKALLTDKRIQLFIDPEEAAALKEVLNEIPPLFLPSDFHFYDSAADGDSYEEKRYIDNFRLILKACESQTPLSILYESGKQNRTRRFVIPYKLNYSSRDDKFRLLGVTCQKGGHFKKITLNLTRILTVEPSADTYSENTEINSTKTFPVACAGALTETSANIKSPFPFYQFFRETKCKEPIVLEISKERNGLERCMLQFASWEKQTEYDEAHDCYVCRIYYDGQDETELLVRVLSFGPVVKVLGPTSFLTQIKERVRNQYRLNTWEEP
- a CDS encoding TrmH family RNA methyltransferase, with translation MKIEKIYTKNTAYQKFEVLRSNRNKRYKYQEFLIEGVRNINQAIAKGWNIKSFLYSNERNLSDWAKGVIHSTFTEINYELPEILLKDLSGKEDTSEIMAVAGMREDDLNTITLSKNPMIALFDRPSNKGNLGTIIRSCDALGVECLILTGHAVDLYDPDVIVSTMGSFFNMQVIRVPETQKVLDFMAKLKKQYPTLQTIGTTAHKEYPIYDLNLSGPVLFMLGNETDGLSRAFKDSCDILTTIPMAESSYATSFNVGCAATVMFYEASRQRALTLS
- the feoB gene encoding ferrous iron transport protein B produces the protein MGLTYQSTQNNAMTDLYRIDKEEGQFIIALAGNPNTGKSTVFNAITGLHQHTGNWPGKTVVNARGEFRQEGKENILVDLPGTYSLFASSVEEEVARDFICFGNADAVIVVADATCLERSLNLVFQVMELTTKVVLCINLIDEAKKRHIKIDAKGIEKDLGVPVVLCAARSGIGVEKLKETAVKVAAGEIIPKPVPVKYDDKVEELIKLLLPDLRDTSADVSVRWMALRMLDGDEKLLSAMSAHMGELALEDNRSLSVLQKELPDKETLRDGISEAIYRRIEDLKAKCIQEDSEVNARDKKIDNIITSKRFGLPIMLLVLALVFWITVTGANIPSSLLADLLFYIEDKFTDLFSYLNAPAWLHGVLILGLYRTLAWVVSVMLPPMAIFFPLFTILEDLGFLPRVAFNMDHLFKKACAHGKQCLTMIMGFGCNAAGIVSCRIIESPRERMIAILTNNFVPCNGRFPTLIAISSVFLVALGGNTFGIMPALAVTAMIVIGIVVTLLVSYLLSKTVLKGIPSTFTLELPPYRVPKIGRVLYTSMIDRSVFVLKRAVVVAAPAGAFIWILANISVGDISILGHMVNFFDPFGRLIGLDGYILMAFLLGLPANEIVLPILLMAYLSTGSMAEYDSLEALRNILVGHGWTYLTALNTMLFSLLHWPCATTLITIRKETGSIKWTIVSALLPTIIAIAVCFCTTVIYKLVGKLF
- a CDS encoding FeoA family protein; the encoded protein is MKKLTDISVGTHTTVYELRASDLLRERMLALGLTKGARVEVIRKGPSGDPTVYGIRGAMIALRKEEASLISVTD
- a CDS encoding LysM peptidoglycan-binding domain-containing protein, coding for MIIHVVEAGETILSIADYYGVSAKKLKIYNNLTAEDSLVIGEALIILIPEITYTVKEGDTLLQIADAYGKTVIELLRYNPELSDSQSLYSGDEIVISFRGEKGHTIATNGFAYPFIDTKTLQMTLPYLTYLTVYSYTVSATGDLNNLADEDIIKLAKAYGTEPLMMIIPASHNNEEAMEVVNSIISDVTIEDRFINQILFNLETKGYSGVSFHTPYIHPRYREKYRRHATKMLESITSAGYKVMDTFENPIIGFDYKFMTEGLTGITLIVYEFGYSDRLSLGTLCTENYRRIIADFTKMVPSDMVSFGLPVQGYIYQLPFIAGISQGRAISYRAALELAAQNNAQILYDPLTNSVSFYFYSGDEYLVRFWDARSYDVFLKLVPEFNLYGIGIWNIMQWFPQLWMIAAIEYSIL